Genomic DNA from Accipiter gentilis chromosome 9, bAccGen1.1, whole genome shotgun sequence:
GTACCTCTTCTGTTCACATTTACATCAGGAACTTCCACTGCTGAAACAGAATAGAAATAGGTATTGGGGTTTAGCGTGTGTCAGTAGGACGTGTTACTGTGGAGCTGGTGTTTTCCTTAATTGGTGTGAagcttcctagtgggagaagggcCTATGGAAAGATAAGCCCTGGCTGTAAAACATAAATTTGGCACTGAAACTTGTGAAACTGAAGCAATGATGCTTTTAGattcaatttttaaattgaatatgAGCATACTCAGAAGACCTGGTCTGTAGGAAAGATTTCCACGAAGTATCTTCCACTAGTGAGCTGGCTTTTTTAAGTTACCCTCGCTCCTAGAAATGCTAGCCGTTGAACTCCTCTGGAAAAATCTGTGCCTGCTATGGAGCCTGAAGTAACCTGAAATCACAGTGCCCTGTGCCTTCACTCCACCTGTGCGGAAGAGAGCTTGGCAGGGTTTGTACCACTCACCCCATGCCCTGGGAGCAATCTGAGCCCTGCCAAGGCTGCTGGAGGCGGCAGCAGCTGCGCGCTGGCCCGGTGCCCACCGCACTGGCCTGCATTGTTCCCACCACTGTCTGCTGTCCCCGTTGCCGAgggggctgctgggagagggagggcCAGGCCCGTTGTTCACCGGCAGACAGAAATGTAGGAGACGGCTTTGGGAGCACAGCCTGCTTGGGAACAAAGTTCTGGAGTGCAACTCCTGCAGCAAAAGGTCAGGGAACTGATGTGTTGAACAGCACGGAGAGACCCTGGGCCTGCGAGGAGGCTGCCTGGAGTGTGATTCAACATGTAGGAAGATGAGATCCCTGGAGACTACAAGTCCCAGTATGCAATACTCCTCCTCCAGTTGCATAACCTGCACCCTGGCCCTGGGTGAGGTGGTGGGCAGCTGGAGCTCCTCTCCCACGCAGGCCAGGGCAGGTGCTGTTCTTGGGCCGCTCCTCTGCAGAAGGCGGCAGGAAGGTGCAGGCTTCACAAGCACCAGTCGCTATGGCACCAAGGGCTGCATGCAGCCTTTGGCTACACCGGATGTTTTGGGACTTGCAAACACATGCCTGCAAGCAGCCGCGTGGTGGGAGGGTGGGTTACTGCTGAGTTACCGATAGGGAAATGGGGTTGCCGTGGCCTTGCTGTAGCCCGGCTGCTCTGCCAAGGGAAGTTACACTTCCTCTTCTCAAGTTTTCCACATAAGAAAATTGAAAACTACTCTGGGCAGTAGGGTTGGTGGGTGGCCACTAAACTTAATCCCTAGTTGAGCTATTTGTAGAAAGTGTTTGGGAAAGGAGAGGTCAGGCTAATCAGGTCAGAACGGGGTGTGTGGGAAGCGGCTTGCAGGATGTGAGGCAGCCAAGGTCTTGCGAGATCAGTCGACACGGGCACAAACCGAGCCTTGTCCTCAGGAGCGAAGGCTGAGCCCACGTTAACCCTCTTCGCCAGAGAAAGAAGAGGGGACCGAGCAAGGTCTTCTGTGCCTGGCTGTTACCTGGTGCTGTACCTCCTGCCTCACTCCTGCGCTGAGACAGTGCCCTTTGGACCACGCTTGCTGGAGGAGCCCACCTCCTCATGGCGGGATGGTGGTTGGGGCAGAGGGAGAatcagctggggctgggggggggggggggggggtgtccccagcgCCCTGCGGCCAGCCGCCGCTGTCCGACTCAGCCTTGGCAAAGGCTGTTCCAGGCTGCAGCTCCAGGGCGGGGGTGTTTGGAGCTGGGCAGCGCCCCGCCGGTCCTCCGCGCTGCGTCTGCCGAGCAGGAGCCCGTCCCTCCGCCCCGGCTGTCTCCCGCGGAGGAGAAGGCACGGCAGCCCGCGCCGGTGGGGCCGGTCGGGCTGCCGGCCCCGCGGGACCCGAGCGCTAGCGGCTccccgcgctccccgccgccggctgccttccccagctctgcccggCCGGGGGTGCCGACGCGTCCCCCCAGGGCCGGCAGCGCGGCCGCCACGTGGcgcgcggggccgcgccgggccctcgccgctccccgctccccgccggaCGGGGCGGGCCCTGCCCGCCGAGCGGGACCCGCGCTgcccgcggggcggggccggcctgGGCTgtcccggctcggctcggctcggctccgcagGGCTGGACCTCGctctgcccgcccggccccggccccggccccggcccccgccccccatgggcagcgcggcccggcggccgcccggcAGCAGGAGGCAGCCGGGAGGCttccccgccggccccgctcgcCCGTAGCCCGGCGGGGCATGCCCGGCCCCAGGATGCCGGCCTGGGGGATCCTGCCCGTCACGCTGCCTGCCTTCACCATCACCGGCATGTGGATCGTGTGAGTGCCGCGGGACGGTCCGAAGCCGCCGCCAGCCTCCCACCCCTtcggcggcggggacggggccGCCGGGACGGGGTCGcccggctgcggggggggggggggggacgacattGCGGGGCGGGATGCTGGAGGATGCTGCGGGGCAGGGGGCTAGAGGATGCTACGGGATGCTGCGGGGTGAGGGGGTTGTGGGGCACTGCCGGGCCCGTGTCATATCGGGGCACTTCTGCACGCTCAGTCACTCCCACGCTTTCCATCCCCTCGCAGTCACCCTGCGTAGTCACTGCatcccccacagcagcactggcacGTGCCTCCCTGGCCTTGTGTCCCTGACACCCCATGGGATCGGGTGCCTTGGTCCAGGCGTGAGTGTGGCTAATGCTTAGGCGGCACAGGAATGGCCTCGGGAGCGATGCCACCAGCCCAGGTCGCACAGCGCCAGGGCTGTAACCAGCACATGGGCACCCATCCCATGTGGTGGTTGGATGGGAGGGCTATGGGACATTTGTTCCTTGTGCTGGGGGCAGAGGCCGCATCACCTGGGTGAACAGCACTGGCCCACCCTGCCGGCCCCTTCCCTGGGTCTCGGCCCCTGGGATCTCAGCTGGTCGCACAGGGCTGTCCTGCCCAGGTCCATCAGGCCCCCTGTGCTACTACCACAGGGGTGGTGGGCACTGGGTGAGGGACTTTTCCCAAAAGTACAGGGAGCTCCACTGTAGGTGATGGGACTTTCTGGGGAGTGCGATGGAACAAACGCAACCCATACCATGCGGGTCCTTCCGAGAGCTTCACCCCTGTGGTATTCCCCGTTCTCCTTCATGACAAAGCTGAATGCTGGCCCTGGTGCAGGGAACTCATGTTCCAAGTGTTTCCCCTGGACACCTTGTGAAGCCCTGGCTGCCTCCCATGGGTCGCCCTGGAGGGCAGATGCCCCTCCAGCCCAGAGCAGCTTGGGTGGGAGGTGCTGCTTATGGTTCTCACAGCCAGAGCTGCCCTGGGAGGGGAGGTCTCAGGCCCTTTTTCTGGCCCCAAATATGCCCTGCAGCCACCTGGGGGACACTCTGTCCCTCATCAGCGCAGTGGCAGGGTGAGATTGAGCAGTTGCATGTGGGGCCCCGCCAGCCATGCCTGGGAAGCAGAGCTGTGAGGGGGACAGGGCGGGTGTGGGGGCCCACATTCCACTGGGGGAGGGCAGTGCCATTTGTGCCTCTCTTGGCATATTGCCCCTCGCAGGAGGGCATggagggctgggatggggactgggTGCTTGGGGGAGACCTGTGCTGGGAAGTGGCTGGGAGAGGGGTCTGTGGAGGCTGATGCTCTTGGTGGGCGGCCCTTGGGGTAGGCAGCACTGCCCCTTGGTTCCCCCGCAGCTGTCCTGCTCTTTGCCCCAGCAACTCTCTACTGGTATCATCCTTTTTGCAGCCCGGCTGTTAGGTGGCCAGCTCGGGCTGGAGAGGGGTTTTCTTACCGGTGTCGGGGCCTATTTTTAACCTGAGCTGTTTATGGCCACTGGCGGCGGCGATTGAACAGCACGGTGCCGCCCACTGCAGTagctgccaggcaggagggcTCCTCACTGGCCGGGGGGCCACAGGGCTGAGACCCCTCTGGAGCTGAGCTCAGCGGGATGCATGTCGTGAACCCCTTGTTACACTGACTGAGGTTCAGGGGTGACTCCCCAGTGAAACGCTCAATTGAGCCGATCTGCCCAAAATGCCCTGCCAATGCACCAGCCGCTTTTCCAGACTTCTTTTAGCTCCAGGTGCTGGCCAGCCAGGGGCCGGGGGAAGCACAGCAGAGCCCAGCAGCCATCAGGTGACGCCCTGCACAGCTGTGGGCTGGTGGAGAGCCCCAACGCCAGGGTGGGGGGCTCTGCGGTAGAGCAGCCCCCCAGAGCCCGGGGAGTACAGCAGCACGACTGGGAAGAAGGCCCGCAGGAGCAGCCACAGCTGCACTGAACTGGAACAGGAGGTGGCTCTCAGCAGGGATGGGGGTACCAGGCAGGGGGACTTGGTCCCAGTAGTGGGAGCTCCCTGGAGCATGGACTGGGCTCATGCACTTGCTTTACTTTTCACTGCTTTGTAAAGCTGGAAGGTGCCACAGGGTGAGCACTGGCCCCTGGCAGGCAGGTAGGGCTTGTATCCCCCCATTCCCATGGCTGGTCCCTGGGGCTGGCTCCAGGTGCGGGCCAGGAGCGGGGATGCAGGGAGGCGGGTGGCTGCAGTAACCCCTGTTGTCTCTCCCCCAGGTATGCCATGGCACTCTCCAACAACCACATCTGTCCTGTCCACAACTGGTAAGGTCTGGGGAGGGGCGGCAGGGGCCCTTCCCCACGGACCGGCTCAGTTAAAGACCCTGTAATGCCAGGTCCCTCTCCAGGCCTGTCCCACTTGAACCGTGCCATGCTGTGCCGGATTACTGCGTGGCCTGAGCCCACCCCTGCACCATCACCATGCTGAAGGGGGGGTCGGGGGTCAGGTGGGTTCTGTCAGGGGGCTGGGGATGACGGGAGAGGTGGGAGTATTAAAGGGGGCACAGAGCCACCTTCTCCCCCAGCAGACATGGTGGTGAGAGTGACAGGGCGCAGTCACCCCAGGGTGTGTGTCTCCTGTCAGGTCTGCGAGTGTCTTCTGGGAGCAGAGCCGCTTGGGCTTGGCAAGGCTGAGCCCCGCATTCATGAAGCAGTGAGGATGCCAGGGCCGAGCAGGGCTATTGAAAGCCACCTTCCCTCCCCCGCCCAGGCCTGCCTGTGGTTACGGCTGCTCCGGTGAACGGTCCAGCCCTGCTGCGaaccaggcagggagaaggaggcTATTGAAAGAACACAGCATGGAGAAAGTATGAAAATAAGTGGTCAGGGAATTACAGAGGGCCATGTGTCTCCATGGAAAAGGTTGAGGCTTGCTTGCTTGAGGCTAAATCTGGCAGTGCCAGGGGGACAGGACGGCCCCACACTGCCCAGCCaccccacaggcagagctgcctgcagcaccccGGGATGGGGGATGAGGCGCAGGAAAGGCAAGGGCTCTCTTGCCAACTTCTGCAGGGTTTTTGGCTTGTTGTGTCTCCTTAAAAATCTGCCCAGAAAAATCCATGTTAGTTTAATTCTTGCTGGAGTGTttgaaggagaaggggaagaaaaaaaacttgctgCCATTTCCTGCCTGATGGCTGATTCTGCCCTGGGAAGAATGTGTGTGTTGGGTTGTCTCCGATGCACAGCCAGCCCTTAATGATGAATAATGCTTCCCGGCCTCAGGCTGCtcactttaaacaaaataataataaaacagtcCCTCCCAAACCAAACAGGGCCCCAAGAGCAGCCCTTGAGGAGGCTGTGGGGCTCCACGCCTTGGGGTTTCGTGGTTGGAAAACAAAGCCACCCCTAAAggaggaaactgaaaaaataccagagcccagcccagccctttctaaaaaggcaaaaaggcCTTTTTAACCATGCACTTGctgagcagctggaggcagctgaTGGTCAGCCTGGGCCAGGGGCAGGGTGGCGTCGGCCTCCCCACAGCTCCCGTCCCCACCGTGGGGCTGTGTCTGAGGGGGCCCTTTGGGGCACAGGGCTTTGGGGTCCCTGCCTGCAGGGTGGGGAAGGAGTCGTGCTCAGCTGTGCCAGGCAGAAGTGCCGGGTGCCTGGGTGATGCTGCAGGAAAGGGGTACCCAAAAACCCACTGCAACTGTGTGCCAGCTCCTAGGAGAGCTGGGAGGGCGAGAGGGCACGTACCCCCATGGCGGGGTGGGAGGAATTTGGTTATGGTTGCAGGTAGCAGCTGTGGTACAGGAAAGTGCCTTGGGCCGATAAGAGCCCTGGGCCCCCGGGCGTCTGTGACTGCAGGATGCATTTCCAGGATTCTGCAGTGgttgcaggcagcagagccctgcccctgcccggcggTGCTGGGGGCTGCTAACAGACCCCCGGGGGAATGCCCTGCAGGTGTGCCGGGctccccagggcagctgggggctTGCTCCTGTCCTGTCCCACCTGAGGCAGCTCCTCCCAGCTCCTCatgcagctcctgccctcccaggCAGGGTGGCATGGCCCTGGGGTGCTTGTGGCTGTGGGGCCCGTTTCCCGCTCAGCTTGGCATTCCCGCCCATCCTGTGCAAGCCTGGAGCTGTCAGTGGCTGCGTGCCCAGCTCCACCTGTGCTCCCGCCCCGGGGATGTGTGTGACAGGGCTGGCAGGTGGGTGCTCCCACTCCCGCCTGGGGTGTGGGGCTGCAAGAACCCCCTGAGCCCAGCACTCCGGCCCATGCACCCAGGGAGTGcgtgcagccccctgccccgccaCGGCCTCTCCCTCGCAGGCGGGGACTCCGGGtgggcagcagagccagcaggcaggggaCAGGCTGTGGCAACCCAGGCATGATGCTCCGGAAGACCCTGTTGGGCGGTGGGTCGCTCCCTGGAGGGGCTtgtccccagggtgggggcaCATCCCTGGGGTCGGGCTGTGCTCGCTGGGGAGCAACTCTGCTACCGTTGCAGGgcctgcgggcaggaggcaggaggGTCCTGGGCAGCAGCTCGGCTCTCCTAGCCTGTCCCTTTGCTCCTGGCAGGAATTACAACCAGTCGTGTGGCGGGGAcggccccagctcctgctgcacgCTGGACCACATCCCCCTCGTCAGGTGAGCAGCCTTGGGGTGGGAGTACAAGGCCGGCTGGGGGTGGGAGCTGTTCCAAGAGCCGCCCTGGGGCAACTCAGGAGCGTGTCCTGGGGAAGGGGGCAAGCACTgcaccccagtgccccccagctgAGGGCTCCCTGGGCCTTGCCTTGTCCCCGCAGCAAGTGTGGCACCCTGCCTCCTGAGAGCTGCTTCTTCAGCCTCATCTGCAGCCTGGGCTCCTTCATGGGTAAGTGCCCGCTGCCAGGAGAGCAGGGCCGGGAGCGAGGCTGGttgggggggctgcaggtgtCGGCGGCATATGGCAGGGCTGTGTTTCCCTCCTGCAGTCATCCTGGTGGGGCTGCTACGCTACGCCCACCTCCTGGAGCGTCTCGGGCCGTCTCTCCTCAACACCTTGGGGCTGGCCACCGGCTGGGTCTGCGCTGCTGGCCTCACCATGGTCGGCAACTTTCAGGTAAGGCATCTCCtcggggggtccccaggggcaggGTGGGTGGGAGAGGGCCCTGACTGGAGCAGGACCGTGGCAGCGCTCAGCAGTGTAGGATTTGGGGTGGTTGTTCTGGTCCAGTCCCCTGATCCATGCACTCCTTTACTTCTGCCAGGCACCATGCTTCCCCAGGCACTGGGACTCCTCTTTGCTCATGCGCGCATAGTTTCAGGTCCAGAATAAGCTGCTGGGTTTGGTTTAGCCCTTATCTGACACCCTCTGTACGGTCTGTCCCCTCTGTGGACGTGTGACCCCATGGGGCAGGGACATGCCAGCCGGGCAGAGGAGACCCAGCCAAGCTGCCGATGCTGCCGCTGCCCGGCCATCCCACTGCGGGTGTTTGCTGCTCGGGGGGCGATGCCAGGAAACTGTCTGGGCAGAGCCTGCGCAAGCAGGGTCTGGAGCAGTCCAGGGCTTGGTGGCAGATGACGGTGCTCGGCCCCACGCTTGCACTGCCAAGCGCTGGCCTCCCGGCAGCTGCCTGTGGCGGCCGGTCCCTTCCGCttggcaggaggctgctgccggCACCGCTACCCCGGGAGAAGTTCCACTGGCCCCGATCTCTGTTGTGTCCCAGCCGtggctcagcagctctgctgaaggcaGGGCTGTGACCCCTAGgagggggtgcaggcagccccagaTGCTGCTCAGGGCAGacggcagcccctgccccatgCACCCGGGCACGGCAGGGCTGTTGGCCCGAGGGGCTCAGGAGCTACCACCCCATGggtgaaagaaacagaaacactttgAGATCCTAGCAGCAGACAATGGGTCCAGATCTGCTCTTCAGCCAGGGGTTGGGCACAGGGCAAGCTGCCTAGACCCGCTCCTGGCATCACCTGCACCCCTGCCTGGGCACGTGCCCACCCCCTGGAGCAGACTCCTGCGTCCTGGGGTGCCGGCACTGCTGGTCTCTCCCCTGCAGGTGGATCACGCCAAGGTGCTGCACTACATTGGGGCAGGGGTGGCCTTTCCCACCAGCATGCTGTTCCTGCTCCTGCAGTCCATCCTCACCTACCGCATGGCCAAAACCCGTGGGCAGTACTGGACCGGCCACTTACGCAGCATCCTCACTGCTGTGGCCTTCTTCACCCTcgtcttcagtatccttctgaaGGGTGTGGGGAGGACATCTGGGCTGGGCTGGTGAAAGGCGGTCCTTGCAGGGGGTATGCACCCCACATCCTCCATCCTTTGGTCTGGCAGTGAGGCATGGTgccaggagaggggctgggcagggggttAAGGGCGGGCAGCTCGCTGCCCTTGtaggctggaggagcagcagtaTTGGGGCCATGCAGGGGCCGAGCAGGGGAAGGAATGCTGGTGGGCATTTCTTGAGGTGCTGGGATGCCCCaaaccagccctgccctggctgctaCAGCCCAGCCACCGCTGCAGGCTCCAGCCCCACACCTTGCAGAGTGGAAggttaattgttttttttaatgagacaaaGGTATGTTGAGCCCTTGGCAATGCAAAATCCATCTGAGTTACCTATATGGCCAAAGCTGAGTACAAAAGCACTCTGTGCGGCTGCCAGGTGGACGCATGGCAGCACCTCTGCCATCCGGGGCTCACCAGTACCTGCCGGCCAATCTGCCCATGGGACAAGGGAGGGCTCGGTGAGCAGGCGCTGGGCTCTGCAAACATTGCACCAGGGAGGGAGGGCACGGCAGCAGGCAGAGTGGAGCTGGAAGAATGGTCCCAAGTGTGTGGCCAGGGAGCCAAGGGTTTATTTGAGACTGAGGGTAGGGATAAATTGGGAAACAAGGTGGTGGTTATTgggcaggaaggggaaaaagcatgtggtgtccacagGTCCCAGAGAGGCTGGCTGGGGTCTGGCTGGGGCAAGCAGTGCAGGAGGAGCCTCGGTGGTGCTGGTGGACCTGGGATGTGCCAGAAGGTCCTGCTCTTtcactgcagcaggcaggcatTCCCTGCCGGGAAGCCggcagggagctgggaagggcaggagcGCTATGGTGCCATGCCAGCTGGGAGGGACAGGCGGGGCATGTATGGACAAGGGAGTCTGCCATGGCCATGCTGCTCTGTAAGCACAGGGGACTGGAAGTGGGAAAGCAGCAAGCTGTGGTGAGGATGGtgtggggagagagctgggacctctcctggtgggatggggggagtgagcagaGGGCTCTACGCTGCACAGGTCAGGTCCCTGCCCCTCTAGCACTCCCACATCTTAGTCTCGCTGGCAGAAGGCAGGGTACTGCTGGAGGCTTCACCTGGAGGCCTGTGGGATGtacctgcctcctcccctcacctGTGGTGGCTCTGGCAATAGGTTTCCCTAGAGATCCCCAGTGGGCCTAAGAGAAGCATAAAGAAGCTCTGGCAGCGGTAGGACctggaggagagggagcaggCCACCTCTCTGGGGTGAGCCAgacagcagtgcagggggacaggaggTGCTGCGGGGCTGGGATGCAGTGGCCCAAACGCCCTTACCGAGGGGATGGAGGGCTGATGAGTTTTATCAACTGTGACTGCATCCTGTGGGAGGCTGGGGAGCATCAGCCTGGTTTGAGGAAGAGGCGAGGGGTGTGGGCAGGGTGAGGCATCTGGGCACCTGGCTTGCCCTGAGGGCTGCAGCCTGAGTTCCCCCTGCTCTGGCCTCTTCAGAAAATCTGTGTCTGGCGTCAGTCCCGTGATTTACTGAGGCTGGTTTGGGCATGCGTGCCACCACCTCACCCGTGCCAGGGCCCTCCTGGTGCTGGGAAAAGCATGTGAGGTTTCTTGGTTTTAGGGGTGGTGGTGTGTTTCCTGTGCAGGGTGTCTGCTCATGGCCGCCCCAGTGTGCAGTGGCAGTGGGATGTGGTCCTCCATGGGGTGGTTGGTGTCCAGCTGTGTTTTCCTTGACGGGGATGCCCTCGGGTGGTGTGTTCTTCATCCAGGAGAGCTTCGTGCTGCAGCATGTGGCTGCCCTGTGCGAGTGGATGTTCATTATCGATGTCCTGGTCTTCTATGGCACCTTCACCTTTGAGTTTGGGGCCATCTCCACAGACACCTTCCTGGTCCTGCTGAAAGCCAGCCGGGCTCCCAAAAGTTACAAAGGCGAGAGCGGCGTGTCCAGCACGGCCCACATCCACAGCCACGCAGAGGGCCTGGCTATGGCCTGACCCCCGCAGGAGTCAGAGTCACAGTGGAGACCC
This window encodes:
- the TMEM150A gene encoding transmembrane protein 150A isoform X2 — translated: MPGPRMPAWGILPVTLPAFTITGMWIVYAMALSNNHICPVHNWNYNQSCGGDGPSSCCTLDHIPLVSKCGTLPPESCFFSLICSLGSFMVILVGLLRYAHLLERLGPSLLNTLGLATGWVCAAGLTMVGNFQVDHAKVLHYIGAGVAFPTSMLFLLLQSILTYRMAKTRGQYWTGHLRSILTAVAFFTLVFSGVFFIQESFVLQHVAALCEWMFIIDVLVFYGTFTFEFGAISTDTFLVLLKASRAPKSYKGESGVSSTAHIHSHAEGLAMA
- the TMEM150A gene encoding transmembrane protein 150A isoform X4; translation: MALSNNHICPVHNWNYNQSCGGDGPSSCCTLDHIPLVSKCGTLPPESCFFSLICSLGSFMVILVGLLRYAHLLERLGPSLLNTLGLATGWVCAAGLTMVGNFQVDHAKVLHYIGAGVAFPTSMLFLLLQSILTYRMAKTRGQYWTGHLRSILTAVAFFTLVFSGVFFIQESFVLQHVAALCEWMFIIDVLVFYGTFTFEFGAISTDTFLVLLKASRAPKSYKGESGVSSTAHIHSHAEGLAMA
- the TMEM150A gene encoding transmembrane protein 150A isoform X1, which gives rise to MMLRKTLLGGGSLPGGACPQGGGTSLGSGCARWGATLLPLQGLRAGGRRVLGSSSALLACPFAPGRNYNQSCGGDGPSSCCTLDHIPLVSKCGTLPPESCFFSLICSLGSFMVILVGLLRYAHLLERLGPSLLNTLGLATGWVCAAGLTMVGNFQVDHAKVLHYIGAGVAFPTSMLFLLLQSILTYRMAKTRGQYWTGHLRSILTAVAFFTLVFSGVFFIQESFVLQHVAALCEWMFIIDVLVFYGTFTFEFGAISTDTFLVLLKASRAPKSYKGESGVSSTAHIHSHAEGLAMA
- the TMEM150A gene encoding transmembrane protein 150A isoform X3, giving the protein MPGPRMPAWGILPVTLPAFTITGMWIVNYNQSCGGDGPSSCCTLDHIPLVSKCGTLPPESCFFSLICSLGSFMVILVGLLRYAHLLERLGPSLLNTLGLATGWVCAAGLTMVGNFQVDHAKVLHYIGAGVAFPTSMLFLLLQSILTYRMAKTRGQYWTGHLRSILTAVAFFTLVFSGVFFIQESFVLQHVAALCEWMFIIDVLVFYGTFTFEFGAISTDTFLVLLKASRAPKSYKGESGVSSTAHIHSHAEGLAMA
- the TMEM150A gene encoding transmembrane protein 150A isoform X5 produces the protein MLKGGSGVRNYNQSCGGDGPSSCCTLDHIPLVSKCGTLPPESCFFSLICSLGSFMVILVGLLRYAHLLERLGPSLLNTLGLATGWVCAAGLTMVGNFQVDHAKVLHYIGAGVAFPTSMLFLLLQSILTYRMAKTRGQYWTGHLRSILTAVAFFTLVFSGVFFIQESFVLQHVAALCEWMFIIDVLVFYGTFTFEFGAISTDTFLVLLKASRAPKSYKGESGVSSTAHIHSHAEGLAMA
- the TMEM150A gene encoding transmembrane protein 150A isoform X6 yields the protein MPWHSPTTTSVLSTTGITTSRVAGTAPAPAARWTTSPSSVILVGLLRYAHLLERLGPSLLNTLGLATGWVCAAGLTMVGNFQVDHAKVLHYIGAGVAFPTSMLFLLLQSILTYRMAKTRGQYWTGHLRSILTAVAFFTLVFSGVFFIQESFVLQHVAALCEWMFIIDVLVFYGTFTFEFGAISTDTFLVLLKASRAPKSYKGESGVSSTAHIHSHAEGLAMA